A stretch of the Janthinobacterium sp. B9-8 genome encodes the following:
- the ccoS gene encoding cbb3-type cytochrome oxidase assembly protein CcoS, with amino-acid sequence MESLYLLIPLSVLLVFFIGIIFWWSVKGGQFDDMEGPGWQILQDDDSMLAEESSTDERKNKEFKSDGV; translated from the coding sequence ATGGAAAGCCTTTATTTACTAATTCCGCTTTCTGTCTTACTGGTGTTTTTTATCGGCATTATTTTCTGGTGGTCAGTAAAAGGGGGGCAATTTGATGATATGGAGGGGCCAGGCTGGCAGATTTTGCAAGATGATGACAGCATGCTCGCAGAGGAAAGTTCCACTGACGAAAGAAAAAACAAGGAATTTAAGTCCGACGGAGTGTAA